The genome window GGCACCGATCATGCTTGGCATTGGGGGCGAGCGACGAGCGTCTCTCTTCCGAAAGAACGGCACCGGCGGCCCAAGCTGAAGGCCCGCCGTCGCGGCGCGAGTTCTGCGCGTTCAGAGCTTGAGGAGCGTTCGCAGGTGGCGCATCGGTGGCGAGCCGTGGGCGAGTACGCCATCGTTGAAGGCTCGCTCCGCGAAGGTCGGTCGCTTCTCCGCGGCGAGGCGCAACCGCATCATCTCCCGAAAGCCATAGTAGTAGGTCGAGAGTTGCGTGCTCGTGAGCCGCGCCCGCTTCCACTTGCCGACGGCCTCGCCTTCCTCTTGAAAGGCCTCCTCGGTCATCAGCGCGAGCGCCTGCTTCTCATCCATGGCGCCGGCGTGAATGCCGAAGTCCAAGACGGCGTTCGCGGCCATGCGCAGGGCCATCTTCTGCCGCATGAGCCGCGTCTTCGGGCCTCCAAAGCCGTGTTTCGCCATGAGCCATTCGGTGTAAACGGCCCAGCCCTCGACGAACGGTCCGCTGCTGTAGATGGCGCGCACGCCGGACTTGAAGCGGTTCGCGTGCATCGCCTGGAGGAAGTGCCCCGGCATCGCCTCGTGCACCGTGAGGTTCCGCAACATGTTGCGGTTGTACTCGCGGTAGAAGGACGTCACGCGGTCCTTGCTCCAGTCTTTGGGCGTCGGCGCGATGGCGTAGAACGACTCCTGCCGCGTCTCGAGAGGGCCCGTCGAATCGCAATAGGCGATGGAGACACCGCGACGGTATTCGGGCATCTCGATGACGCGGCACGCCTCCTCCGGGATGCGCACGAGGTCTTTGCTCTGTACGAAGGTCGTCGCGGCGCTGAGCATCTCCGTGGCTTCCGTCACGATGCTCGTGTTGGTGGGGCGGTCTTCCGCCAGCTTCGCGAGCACGCTGCGCACGAGACCGCGCTTCTCCGCGGCCGTCGCGCTCTTGGGCGGCGGACCTTTCATGAGCTCGGGCCACGCCGCCAGGGCCGTCTCAACCATCGCGTCGCGCGTCTCCGTGAGGAGCGCGCGGGCGCTGTCGGCGAGCTCACGCGGCGAAACCTCCGGGTCGTCGAGGACGAAGCGGAGCTTCTTCTCGAAGCGCTCGGGCCCGAGGCGGAAGTCGGCGGTGCTGCGCGGGAGGAGCGTGCCCTCGAGGAACTGCTGAAAGTCTCGGAGCGCAGTCTCGGCGCGCTTGGCCGCCGGGGCGACGGCGCCGCGCGCCGCCGGCGAGCGATTCAGGTGCTCCTCGAGCCCCGTCGCCACGAGGGCGATGAGGCCACGGTTTTGCTCGATGGCCGTCTCCGTGTGCACGCGCGACGGCGTGCCGAGGCGCGCCTTCGCCTGTTCGACGACGGTGGGCAGGCCATTGAGGCGAGAGGCGAGGCTCTGAAGGCGCGTGGCGAGCGGCGCGAAGTCACGGCTCACGAAGGGGTCGAGGCCGTCGCCCATGAGCGCCGTCCACTCGAGCGGGTTGTCGCGCAGCGGCCGGAGCTCCGCTTGACTGAAGCGCGCGAACGCGACTTGCGTTCGTAAGATGCTGAAGTCGACGCGCGCCTCCTCGGAGAGTCTCGTCTCGTCGATGCCGTCGAGCTCGGAAGAGACCGTGTCGTAGAGGGCGCGCTCCTTCGCGTCGCCTTGCTCCGAGAGGTCGGGCCAGTGGCCGTCGCGACGGTGGTCGCCAAGGCTTGTCGCGACGTCGGGGCGCAGCTCGAGCGTTTGCTCGAGGAAGCGGGCCGAGATGGCGCCGAAGAGCTCGTCCTCGTCGCGGCGCGGCGTCCGCGACGTCGTCGTCACCAGCACCCGCGACGACGCGGACGGCGAAGGCCGCGGCGCTGTCGAGGTCGGCAGCGGGTCGGCGCCGCAAGAGATGGCAAGGCCAAAGACCACGAAGGGAGCCCATCGCATGCGCGCACGGTACTCGCCGTTGGCGCGCTCGTCACCCGCGCACGTGGTTTCGCGAGCGCCCATCGGGCTCTTCGCGGATTCGGGCTTCGTAGTCGGCGGGCGTCTCGCTGACGCTGGTCGCGAAGAAGCCCGAATCTTCGCGTCGGTAGACCGCGGCTCGGTAGGGGTAGAGCTCTGCGATCTTCGCGATCTCCCCCTGAAGCGCGTCTTCGGAGAACCACACGGACTGACAGCGCGCGCAGCGATGGTGCGCGCTCTCGAGCCCGCGCTTCTCCACGAACGCGAGAAAGCCGGCGCAGCCGGCGACGGGGCACCGGAACGAGAGGCCCGGCGCGCGCGATGGCCGCGCGTCTTCGGTCTCCCGTTCGACGCGATGCAAGGTGAAGCGACGACACTCGGGGCACCCAACGGGCAGCTCAAGCATGGCCGTCGCCAGCGACGCGCGCGCTGCGTCGGCCTGGTCAGGCGTTGGACGAATGGTGCGACCGCAGCTCGTGCAGGCGAGCTTCATGGCGTCTTCTTTCCTCGCGGGGGAGTGCTTGGCGGCTTGCCGTTCGGCAAGGTGGGCTTCTTGGTCGCCGTGTCCTTCGGCAGGGGCGGCGGCCCTGGAATGCGCGGCGACTTGCGGGCCACGCGCGTCGGGACGTCGTCGTCGTCGCTGGGCTTAGGCTTCATGACTTTCGTCGGCGCCTCGTCGGCGTCCGATTCGAGCCAGTCCGACTCGACCGGAATCGTAGGCGTTGACGGCGGCTCGAGCCAATCGACCTGCACCTCGACCGTGAGTCGACGTTGGTGGAGGCTCGCCGCTGCGCGTTCGGCGCCGGGGCCCGGCGGCGTGCCCGTCGACGAGGGCGTGCTGGAGGGCTTGGCGTTAGCTTTGGAGCTGGCCGCGGCCGGTGCCCTGGAGGGCGGCTTTGATGGCGGCTTTGTAGCGACCGGCTTCGGCGCGGCGCTAGCGCCTGTTGGCCGGGGCGGGACCTTTGGCAACGCCTGCTTGCTCGTGATGCCCGTTGCCTTCAGCGGAGGCGTCGATTTCGCTTTCGTCGGGGCCCGCGGCGGCACGAGCGTTGTGGGCGGTTCGTCTTCGTCGAACCAGCCGGCATCGACCTCCTCCGTTTGGGGCGGCTTCGAGGGGCGAGCGCTGTCGCCTTTGTCTTTGCGGGCCGCCATGA of Myxococcales bacterium contains these proteins:
- a CDS encoding DUF885 domain-containing protein, yielding MGARETTCAGDERANGEYRARMRWAPFVVFGLAISCGADPLPTSTAPRPSPSASSRVLVTTTSRTPRRDEDELFGAISARFLEQTLELRPDVATSLGDHRRDGHWPDLSEQGDAKERALYDTVSSELDGIDETRLSEEARVDFSILRTQVAFARFSQAELRPLRDNPLEWTALMGDGLDPFVSRDFAPLATRLQSLASRLNGLPTVVEQAKARLGTPSRVHTETAIEQNRGLIALVATGLEEHLNRSPAARGAVAPAAKRAETALRDFQQFLEGTLLPRSTADFRLGPERFEKKLRFVLDDPEVSPRELADSARALLTETRDAMVETALAAWPELMKGPPPKSATAAEKRGLVRSVLAKLAEDRPTNTSIVTEATEMLSAATTFVQSKDLVRIPEEACRVIEMPEYRRGVSIAYCDSTGPLETRQESFYAIAPTPKDWSKDRVTSFYREYNRNMLRNLTVHEAMPGHFLQAMHANRFKSGVRAIYSSGPFVEGWAVYTEWLMAKHGFGGPKTRLMRQKMALRMAANAVLDFGIHAGAMDEKQALALMTEEAFQEEGEAVGKWKRARLTSTQLSTYYYGFREMMRLRLAAEKRPTFAERAFNDGVLAHGSPPMRHLRTLLKL